One region of Priestia megaterium genomic DNA includes:
- the fbp gene encoding fructose-1,6-bisphosphatase, which produces MNTKYLDLLAQKYDTEEKVVTEIINLEAILHLPKGTEHFVSDLHGEYQAFQHVLRNGSGNVKEKIKDLFKNVLSDKEINEFATLVYYPEEKLPLIKAQFRNKRELYEWYKEIIDRMLNLISYASSKYTRSKLRKALPDQFVYIIEELLYKTDEFTNKEQYYTKIVQQIISLGQADKLIIGLAYTTQRLVVDHLHVVGDIYDRGPEPDKIMDTLINYHSVDIQWGNHDVLWLGAFAGSKVCLANIIRICARYDNLDIIEDVYGINLRPLLNLAEKYYDDNPAFRPKVSSSDKLSDHERLQITKIHQAIAMIQFKLESPIIKRRPFFNMSERLLLEKIDYDKNEITIYGNTYPLENSCFATVDPAQPDQLLEEEEQVMERLLLSVQHSEKLARHMKFLMKKGSLYLKYNGNLLIHGCIPLDEEGNMEKMTIEDKTYAGRNLLDVFEHYLQEAFAHPEETDDLATDMVWYLWTGEYSSLFGKRAMTTFERYFISDKATHKEKKNPYYYLRENEEVCQNILAEFNLNPDHGHIINGHTPVKEIEGENPVKANGKMIVIDGGFSKAYQSTTGIAGYTLLYNSYGMQLVAHKHFNSKEDILLEGTDVLSVKRLVDKELERKMVLETNVGEELLKEISILKDLRKYRYS; this is translated from the coding sequence TTGAACACAAAATATCTAGATTTACTTGCACAAAAGTATGATACGGAAGAAAAAGTGGTAACCGAAATTATTAACCTTGAAGCTATTCTTCATCTGCCAAAGGGGACTGAACATTTTGTCAGTGATTTACACGGCGAGTATCAAGCTTTTCAGCACGTGCTGCGAAATGGTTCAGGAAATGTAAAAGAGAAAATCAAAGACCTTTTTAAAAATGTATTATCTGACAAAGAAATCAATGAATTTGCGACATTAGTGTATTATCCTGAAGAAAAATTACCGTTGATTAAAGCGCAGTTTCGAAACAAACGAGAACTATATGAGTGGTATAAAGAAATCATCGATCGTATGCTTAATCTCATCTCGTACGCTTCTTCTAAATACACGCGCTCTAAACTGCGTAAAGCATTGCCGGATCAATTTGTGTACATTATTGAAGAGCTGCTATATAAAACCGATGAATTTACAAATAAAGAACAGTACTATACAAAGATTGTTCAGCAGATTATTTCTTTAGGGCAAGCCGATAAGCTTATTATAGGGCTAGCTTATACGACGCAAAGATTGGTTGTGGACCATCTGCACGTAGTAGGGGATATTTATGATCGTGGACCTGAACCGGATAAAATTATGGATACGCTGATTAACTATCACTCCGTTGATATTCAGTGGGGAAACCACGATGTGCTATGGCTAGGCGCTTTTGCGGGCTCGAAAGTGTGTCTTGCCAATATTATTCGGATCTGCGCGAGATACGACAATCTAGATATTATTGAAGACGTATATGGCATTAACCTGAGACCGCTGCTTAACTTGGCGGAGAAATACTATGATGATAATCCTGCTTTTAGACCAAAAGTAAGCTCGAGTGACAAGCTATCCGATCACGAGCGACTACAAATCACGAAAATTCATCAGGCCATTGCGATGATTCAGTTCAAGCTTGAAAGTCCGATTATAAAAAGACGTCCTTTCTTTAATATGTCAGAAAGGCTGCTGCTTGAAAAAATTGATTATGATAAAAATGAAATTACGATATACGGAAACACATATCCGCTAGAAAACAGCTGCTTTGCAACGGTAGATCCGGCGCAGCCTGATCAGCTATTAGAAGAAGAAGAGCAGGTAATGGAAAGACTGCTGCTTTCCGTGCAGCATTCGGAAAAGCTGGCGAGACATATGAAGTTTCTTATGAAAAAAGGCAGCCTTTATTTGAAATACAACGGAAACTTATTAATACACGGCTGCATTCCTTTAGATGAAGAAGGAAACATGGAAAAAATGACGATAGAAGATAAAACGTATGCAGGCCGTAACTTGCTTGATGTGTTTGAACATTATTTACAGGAGGCTTTTGCGCACCCTGAAGAAACGGATGATTTGGCAACAGATATGGTCTGGTACCTATGGACAGGAGAATATTCATCACTCTTTGGGAAACGCGCCATGACGACGTTTGAACGATATTTTATCAGTGATAAAGCAACGCATAAAGAGAAGAAAAATCCATACTACTATTTACGGGAAAATGAGGAAGTCTGCCAAAACATCCTCGCAGAATTTAATCTGAATCCTGATCATGGTCATATTATTAATGGTCATACGCCTGTCAAAGAAATCGAAGGAGAAAACCCGGTCAAAGCAAATGGAAAGATGATTGTTATTGACGGCGGTTTTTCAAAAGCGTATCAATCCACAACAGGTATCGCTGGATATACATTATTATATAATTCTTACGGCATGCAGCTAGTTGCTCACAAACACTTTAATTCAAAAGAAGATATTTTATTAGAAGGAACGGACGTCTTATCCGTAAAGCGATTGGTCGATAAAGAACTAGAAAGAAAAATGGTTTTAGAAACAAATGTCGGAGAAGAATTGTTAAAAGAAATTTCGATTTTAAAAGATTTAAGAAAATATCGCTATAGTTAA
- a CDS encoding YitT family protein has translation MNTTKKHHRPKRLKIAFRALMVIIGGIIAAYGLETVLIPNHVSDGGVTGISIVASNLFGLPLGVLIAVINIPFVWLGYQQIGKSFAIFSILGIVSLAVGTSLMHHTPAIIEGDTLLVTVVGGIILGFGMGIALRNGGALDGIDMLAVLLSRKLPFGTSDLILFLNAFVFIFVSLVFGLQGAILSAIAYFIASKVIHIVEVGLSGSKTFQIITSQPALMVETIRDRLGRSATYKEAYGGYSHEKFKEITCVINRLEESKMKEIINEIDPTAFVTVYDVAEVKGGNFRKNNIH, from the coding sequence ATGAACACAACTAAAAAACACCACAGGCCTAAGCGGCTAAAAATTGCTTTCCGAGCACTAATGGTCATTATCGGAGGGATTATTGCAGCTTACGGCTTAGAAACTGTCTTAATTCCAAACCACGTCTCAGATGGAGGAGTAACAGGCATTAGTATCGTTGCGTCAAACCTATTTGGCTTACCACTAGGAGTTCTCATTGCCGTTATTAATATTCCTTTTGTATGGTTAGGATATCAACAAATCGGGAAAAGTTTTGCTATATTTTCCATCCTCGGAATCGTCTCACTAGCTGTCGGTACAAGCCTCATGCATCATACTCCAGCGATTATTGAAGGAGATACACTACTCGTAACCGTTGTCGGCGGTATTATCCTTGGTTTTGGAATGGGAATTGCACTGCGTAATGGCGGCGCGCTAGATGGCATCGATATGCTAGCTGTACTGCTTTCTCGAAAATTGCCGTTTGGAACAAGTGATCTTATTTTGTTCTTAAATGCGTTTGTCTTTATTTTTGTTTCACTAGTATTTGGTCTGCAAGGCGCGATTCTTTCTGCAATTGCATACTTTATTGCATCCAAAGTTATTCACATCGTAGAAGTAGGTCTAAGCGGATCGAAAACCTTCCAAATTATCACTTCTCAGCCTGCGTTAATGGTAGAGACAATACGTGATCGTTTAGGTCGAAGCGCTACATATAAAGAAGCTTACGGCGGATACTCCCATGAGAAATTCAAGGAAATCACATGTGTAATCAACCGCTTGGAAGAAAGCAAAATGAAAGAAATTATTAATGAAATTGACCCGACGGCTTTTGTTACGGTATATGACGTAGCCGAAGTTAAAGGCGGTAATTTCCGAAAGAATAATATTCACTAA
- a CDS encoding cold-shock protein — translation MEQGKVKWFNAEKGFGFIERENGDDVFVHFSAIQSEGFKSLDEGQAVTFEVEQGQRGPQATNVQKA, via the coding sequence ATGGAACAAGGTAAAGTAAAATGGTTTAACGCAGAAAAAGGTTTTGGATTCATCGAACGCGAAAACGGAGACGATGTATTTGTACATTTCTCAGCAATCCAAAGCGAAGGCTTCAAATCTTTAGACGAAGGTCAAGCAGTTACATTTGAAGTAGAACAAGGTCAACGCGGCCCTCAAGCTACTAACGTTCAAAAAGCGTAA
- a CDS encoding cold-shock protein, with protein sequence MEQGTVKWFNADKGFGFIEIEGGDDVFVHFSSIQGEGFKSLEEGQKVTFDIEQGQRGAQAANVHKVA encoded by the coding sequence ATGGAACAAGGTACAGTGAAATGGTTTAATGCAGACAAAGGCTTCGGCTTTATCGAAATTGAAGGCGGAGACGATGTATTCGTACATTTCAGCTCTATTCAAGGTGAAGGCTTTAAGTCGTTAGAAGAAGGTCAAAAAGTAACGTTTGACATTGAACAAGGTCAACGCGGAGCACAAGCTGCTAACGTTCATAAAGTAGCATAA
- a CDS encoding MFS transporter, translating to MKFNKKKINVVDIDKAKKSVFATGVGNAMEWFDFGLYSYLAVIISQNFFSAVENDQLKLVFTFATFAIAFLMRPLGGVIFGKIGDKLGRKVVLTTTIILMAFSTLLIGLLPTYDQIGIWAPILLLIARIIQGFSTGGEYAGAMVYIAESSPDNKRNVLGSGLEIGTLVGYILASLLASLLFFVLSDKQMASWGWRIPFLLGLPLGLIGFYLRRSLGETPIFENELSNEDEVEEESFLSILKNHKKDVFVCFVAVAFFNITNYMLLSYMPSYLNEIIGLSNTVGTVLITAVMILMVPLALMFGKLSDKIGNKKVFLIGLGGLSLLSAFSFYLINLNGLVFISIGILILGVLLATYEGTMPGTLPTMFYTDIRYRTLAITFNVSVSIFGGTTPLVATWLVHATGNHLAPAFYLTIVSIIGFFVILFLFANTAGKSLKGSYPTVASKSEYNEAVENPKDSLWWHTEQTEK from the coding sequence ATGAAGTTTAACAAGAAAAAAATTAACGTCGTAGATATTGACAAAGCTAAAAAAAGCGTCTTTGCTACAGGAGTAGGAAACGCGATGGAATGGTTTGACTTTGGCTTGTATTCATATTTAGCCGTTATTATTAGTCAAAACTTTTTTAGTGCAGTTGAAAATGATCAGCTCAAATTAGTGTTCACATTTGCCACATTTGCGATTGCCTTTTTAATGCGTCCATTAGGCGGTGTTATATTCGGTAAAATTGGAGACAAGTTAGGAAGGAAAGTCGTTTTAACCACCACCATTATTTTAATGGCCTTTTCCACATTACTCATTGGGTTGTTACCTACATATGATCAAATCGGTATATGGGCACCCATCCTTTTATTAATTGCACGAATCATTCAAGGTTTTTCAACTGGTGGTGAATATGCTGGTGCGATGGTGTATATTGCAGAATCGTCTCCAGACAATAAGCGAAATGTGCTTGGAAGTGGACTAGAAATCGGTACACTTGTTGGCTATATTCTTGCTTCACTGCTAGCCAGCTTACTGTTTTTTGTTCTCTCGGATAAACAGATGGCCTCATGGGGCTGGAGAATTCCCTTCTTATTAGGATTGCCTTTAGGACTTATTGGTTTTTATTTACGAAGAAGTTTAGGGGAAACACCTATTTTTGAAAATGAACTTTCCAACGAAGACGAAGTTGAAGAAGAAAGCTTCCTCTCTATTTTAAAAAATCACAAAAAAGATGTGTTTGTTTGTTTCGTAGCCGTGGCTTTCTTTAACATTACAAACTATATGCTATTATCGTACATGCCTTCTTATTTGAATGAAATTATTGGTTTATCAAACACAGTTGGTACGGTATTAATTACGGCAGTTATGATTTTAATGGTGCCGCTTGCTCTTATGTTTGGAAAACTGAGCGATAAAATCGGAAACAAGAAAGTTTTCTTAATCGGTTTAGGCGGATTGAGCTTACTGTCAGCCTTTTCGTTCTATTTAATCAACTTAAATGGTTTAGTTTTTATTTCAATCGGTATTCTTATTCTAGGTGTTTTACTTGCTACGTATGAAGGAACAATGCCAGGAACGCTGCCAACGATGTTCTACACAGATATTCGCTACCGAACATTAGCGATTACGTTTAATGTTTCAGTTTCTATCTTTGGTGGAACGACGCCATTAGTTGCGACATGGTTAGTTCACGCAACGGGCAATCACTTAGCTCCAGCGTTCTATTTAACGATTGTGAGCATCATCGGATTTTTCGTAATCTTGTTCCTGTTCGCGAACACGGCAGGAAAATCACTGAAAGGTTCATACCCTACAGTTGCTTCTAAGTCTGAGTACAATGAAGCGGTTGAAAATCCAAAAGATTCATTATGGTGGCACACAGAGCAAACAGAAAAATAA